From Abyssibius alkaniclasticus:
AAGATGGCAGCATGAACTTTTTCGGCCAGAAAACCGGCGCGGGCGATGCCTATTACGAGCCGAACTCGATGGGCGGCGCGGCTGAAGACCCAAGCGTTGCCGAGCCGCCCTTGCGCATTTCGGGTGATGCGGCGCGCTACAACCACCGCGATGGCAATGACGATTACAAACAGCCCCGCGCCCTGCACGACCTGATGGATGAAGGCCAGCGCGCCCGGCTTTACGCCAACACCGCCGCCGCAATGCAAGGGGTGGATGAGGCGATTGTGAACCGCGCCCTTGGCCATTACGACAAGATCTCGCAGGCCTATGGCGATGGTATTCGCGCCGCCCGCGCCGCGCTCAAGTAACACGAAAAGGGGCAGGTTCGCCCTGCCCCTTTTCATTTTCGCCATGCGCGCCCATGATTGCGCGCATGAGCGATTCCCCCTCCCTGGACCCCGATGACTGGACCGCATTTCGCGCCGCCGCCCATGCGGCACTTGATGCGGCAATCGACCATATCGAAGGGCGCGGCGATGCGCCCGTTTGGCGCGCGCCAAGCGATGCAAGCCGATCGGCATTTACCGCCACCCTGCCCCTTGCGCCGACTACGCCCGAGGCGATTGCCCAGGACATTGCCGCGCATATTCTGCCGCATGATGTGGGCAATACGCATCCACGGTTTTTCGGCTGGGTGCATGGCAGCGGCACGGCGCAGGGCATTGTGCCGGCAATGTATGAGGCGGCAATCAACGCCAATCTCGGCGGTCGGCACCATGCACCAGCACTTGTAGAAAAGCAGCTAAGGGATTGGATTGTCGAAATTTTCGGCTTTCCGGCTGCGGCGTCCGGCCTGGTGGTTTCGGGCACTTCGGTGGCAACGCTCATCGCGCTTTCTGCCGCGCGTTTGCGGGCATTGGGGCCAGATGTGCGCCGCAAAGGGCTGGCGGATGCACCGCGCCTTGTCGGCTACACCTCGGCACAGGCGCATAGTTGCCTTGCACGGGCATTTGATATGCTCGGGCTTGGAACCGAGGCGCTGCGCATCATCCCGGTTGATGATGTTTTTCAGATGAATATCAAGGCACTAAAGGATGCAATTGACGCGGATAAAGCCGCCGGTTTGCGCCCGTTCTTCGTGGCAGGCACCGCCGGTTCGGTGAATGTCGGTGCGTTCGACGACCTGAGCGCACTTGCCGATATCTGCGCTGAACACGGCCTGTGGTTCCATGTCGATGGCGCTTTTGGCGCACTCACGCAGCTTGTGCCGGAACTGCGCCCGCGCGTGGCGGCAATCGCACGTGCAGATTCGCTCGCCTTTGACTTTCACAAATGGCTGCATGTCACTTATGATGCAGGATATATTCTGATCAGGAACGAGGCCGAACACCGCGGTGCCTTTGCTGAACGGCCCGATTATCTGGCGCCGGCCACGCGCGGGCTGGCAGGCGGCAACCCCTGGCCGGTCGACTATGGGCCAGAGCTTTCGCGCGGGTTTCGGGCGCTGAAAATCTGGTATCATCTGCGGCTGTTCGGGCTGGAACGGCTGGGCGAAAAAATCGCCGA
This genomic window contains:
- a CDS encoding pyridoxal phosphate-dependent decarboxylase family protein — encoded protein: MSDSPSLDPDDWTAFRAAAHAALDAAIDHIEGRGDAPVWRAPSDASRSAFTATLPLAPTTPEAIAQDIAAHILPHDVGNTHPRFFGWVHGSGTAQGIVPAMYEAAINANLGGRHHAPALVEKQLRDWIVEIFGFPAAASGLVVSGTSVATLIALSAARLRALGPDVRRKGLADAPRLVGYTSAQAHSCLARAFDMLGLGTEALRIIPVDDVFQMNIKALKDAIDADKAAGLRPFFVAGTAGSVNVGAFDDLSALADICAEHGLWFHVDGAFGALTQLVPELRPRVAAIARADSLAFDFHKWLHVTYDAGYILIRNEAEHRGAFAERPDYLAPATRGLAGGNPWPVDYGPELSRGFRALKIWYHLRLFGLERLGEKIADNCAQARYLAARVDAQPALTRLAPVSLNICCFRYDASDAVNDEIVVLLQERGIAAPSTTKIDGQTAIRVNITNHRTTRADLDALLAAVLDIGRERSAKT